In Ananas comosus cultivar F153 linkage group 14, ASM154086v1, whole genome shotgun sequence, the genomic stretch CTGGCTGCATAAATGGACACTCACAGTGAGgggggagctagggttggccgccGGCGGTATTCcggcgggcggtccggccggGGATGGGTGCACCAGATGGCGGGGCTCCGGGGCACTCCATGCCAGGCGGCGCAGGGCGGCCggaggtgcggcggcggcgtacgGAGCCGCCAACTCTCTTGCGGCTCGGTGCCTTCCAACAGTTGCCGGCGGCgacgcggcggccggggctggtCGGGGCCGGTTGGGAACGACGCCGGGGGTCGAGGGGGAGGCGGCGCACGCGACtatgggcggcggcgacgctcGGAAGCCGAGGAGGCTCGGTCCCAGCCCGCACgaggtctgggcggccgcaggagaaccgggcggcggccggcggcgtgtgGGAACGGTCGGGTGGCGAGCGGGAGGTTGCAGGAGGTCAtcggagggcggcgcggccggcGAGGAGCAGCGGCGACGCGCGGAGGCAGAGATCGCCCAAGCACAGCCCGCTCCGGGTCTGGGCGGCTGCGGCGAGTTCGGGCGGCACCACAGCGAGCATGGCCGGCGGGGAACGGCGCCGACGAcgccggaggtcgaggggaGGGTGGCGCGCccgacggtgggcggcggcgatgcgCGGAGGCGCTGCGGGCTCAAGCTCGACCTAGGCTCGGTCCAGGCTGGCAGCTTGTGGCCAGGGCGgccgcagcggcagcggcggcgcacggcgacggcggcggtcggcgggggagGTTGCCGAGGCACAGGGCCACGCCGGTGAAGGCCATGTAGCCTCGGCCTGGGCTCCAaccgagagaaagagagatagagggagagGGATGGAGGAGAGGGAAGTTGAGGAACCCTTTTTCCGGCGACGGCGGCTGCTGCCGGTGGCCGGGGTGCAAGCACGGCGTGGGCAGGGGGCCTCCTAGGCGGCTGGGTGCACAGGGAGGGCAAGGGTTggaggattagggttagggttccattGTGAACCCTAGTCCCAAATACATAACACATGTGCATTTTGCACTTTAGCCCACCGTAGTCTAATATTTTCGACCAAGTCCCTGTCCCCAAGTAAAATACGCGCGTTGGACCCTCAGTATTCGAAATCTcgcaaaacggcgcataaaatattgggactTTCCGCGATTAATTGATTTTGCCAAATTGACCTCTCCGCAGACTTTTCACGATTCCCGACGATCCGTCCGTTGGATTGCCGAACGGATTGctccagcgcgttcagcacgtcgggggcatcgaatctagcatttcgtttcgtccgatttgatctccgattcACGCCGAAACCTATCCGCTCTCAAATAAATCTGTATATCGCACATATACCAAggtataaaccctaaaacctttaactcgaattcaaatttgggcttcctaccaccagtaggtactaGAAGCGTcctccactcaactctaggtcACATGCACAGAGTACGAGGAGCTTTAAActgcacgaatagcaaagagcgaaaacccccatttcgataaaatccctttttctcgaaaatcgtgcatcagatctgaaatccgtcaatgccattggttccagaataacTGAATCCTTCGAAACGAGCtgttggactgctatgaacggagtccgatacgcaccagaagccaactctactccatggcttctccggaaaaccggagttactattcacttaagtgaaaactaataattgcGTAACTtttccgttttagctcattttctcctgaaactttacgagtgcttatgtaattaaattacacacataaacatcatcaacagagagttagttacactgtcaaaaatctcagtccttacagattTGCTTATAGGGaaacaatatcaaaaaattttattcctaaaaactttAAGTACACTAAATCATATTTAAGTGTGGATAACTAATTGAAACATCCTAAGATTAAAAATGAGACTATAATATTGAAAACCTTGGtgctatactatatatatatatatatatatatatatatagagagagagagagagagagagagagagagagagagagttgagctggaatactattgatagtaaaggGGCTTCATTGCTACctctttgttttcgatgatgaaccTCCAAATCGAGGATCGACACTATTGAATATGATCTGTACCAGTTGAAGTATCTAAAAGCAAAAATAGTTATGCCTAGCCTGAAAAACAGAAAGATACAACCACTGATCATCATTTGCCTAGTCCGAGAAGTAGAAACAGTCATGGTGAAGAATATGCTCTTACATGCAGCATAGACGAACTCCGTCTTACCTGGTGTGCTGAAAGTTAGCGTCTGCTGCTCGTAATCAATAGTGGCGTGGTGCTTCGTTAGTCTATCCTAAGTACTGCATCAAACTCTTTGATCGGCATTAGTGCCAAATCTGCTAGGAATACATGGTCATCCAACTGCACCGGGGCACGACCGTCAGTACTCCTCTACCAAGATAGAATTTTCAAGTATTTGTACCTGAAGGATAGTGCCCAACTGCATCATTATGATACCATGATCTCGTACAAAAGAAATGCACAATAACAAAGAGAGATACATCAATATCGAAAAGAGTTTTAGTTTGAATGCCGTAAAGGGATGCAATAGCTGCGACAATGCCTGTCGGCTCCTCGCCCTCCTGGCGGGTTATAGCGTAGACACACCCACCAATGGCCTAGCACGCCTTCTCTTCCTGGCGGGATGCCAAAGGGTGCCCAAATGCTGAAGATGTTGTATTTCCTTGGTTCTGATGCAGAGTAGAAGAAGTAAAAGCCGCCTCAATGTCGTGCCAGACCCACGAGGGTAGTTTGCATGAATATGCCTCGGCTGTCCACAATTGAAGCAGTCTAGAATTTTCATTCTGCACTGCAAAAGAGATGCAGTTGAcaagccgggagaactcccaCTTGTCCTCTAGTATTGTCTTACTGCCTTTTCAAAGGTTCTTGAGATCATCTTTGAGCTTCTGTTTAATGCTATCAGAGAAATAAACGTCAAAAGCTTCTCATTGAAAGCCGCACAAGAGCGAAAAAGGGCATCCACCGCATACACCCTTCTACCAGATCCACACCGGACCCTCCAAACAAGGTGCCGCCAGTGGTACCCTCTCGTGCTCCTCAATGAACAGATCCTTGAAGAGCTTATAGATCGTGTAAATGAACTCCTCCACGACTGTTGGGTTAGTGGTCTCACTTATGAACTTAGGCAACTTGTACCTCTTAAACTCCACCAAGTTCGCCTTCGCCCTGGATAGCACCACTGTCTGCATATTTTCGCCACCCACAGAAATAGATGTCGGGGTAAACACCGTAGTAGTGTCCGGGATGCCTAGTGGAACGACCCCTGCTACCATCGGTGTAGCACCGCCTGCCGTTTTTGTAGTAGTCGTCTGTGCAGCCGCTGTCATGACCTCCGGTTGCACTGTGTAGCCACAACGGCAGTTGCAGCATAGCCGAATCCTATGCAGTATCCGCGAAAGTGCCTACGGTAGCTCCTATACCCTGCACTAGAGGTGGGGCCTGGACAGGAGCCTGCTATTGCCTCAACTGTTACACCAGCCCCGTAAGGGCTGTCACCTAGCCTGTCAGGGCCGCCACCTGATCCTCAAGCAACTGGATGCGTCTGTCATCACCGTCTCCATCCCTGGAATTGGTACGGTATGCACTATATCCTGTGGTACAAAACACAGAGTAATAAATAACCATAAGCCTTGAGACTAATAAGACTCGACAAACCGTTGGGACTTAATTTCGAATACCTCACATTCTAATGTGTCTACAATCCGAAGGTCTCTTTAGAGTCAATCTAACATGTTGTTCAGTTAGAAAACCTATAAGTGATGTTGTACTTGTTGCCACTCTGATGCCATCCTAATCTGTCATGTCTTGGGACCTTTTTTGTAAAGCTATTTATGAAAAATGTGTCGTTTGAAAATTAGAGTTTACGGAAAATGccctatgtgtgtgtgtgtgtgtgtgtgtgtgtgtatagaaTTGGACTATAATAAGTTTAATAATATTTACGCTGTTTTGCTACTAAGTTataactcttggatgaaaaattgtagggttgagatgataaTAGTCCCCTGGGGTTTAGTGGCTGTTGGTGAAATAGTATTAATCTAAggatagaaatgatcaaagagataGATTTAATAATGAAAAAGTTGGTAGTACTAAGCGTtgggtgctattagaagcaccctAGTAtgttggtctctctctctcttcgatctGAGTCTGTGGCTCAGTTGTAGAAGAAGTTGCAATAGCAGCAGTTGAACAGTTGTTGCTTCAGTGCCAACTGCTCTTTCCTGCGATGGAAGATCCTTAGTTGTTGGTATTCTAGCCACTCCTTCAGGGAGCTCTGGCTCCGTTCTTCCCAGAGATAGTTGAGGAGCCGCGGGAAGTGGTTCGATTTCGATTTCTGGTAGGTTCCTTCAAAATCGAATAGAAGAAACATTGTGAATCAAAGAGGAAAGAGGATAAGCAAATGTTTGAAGTTGTATTCGAAGGGTTGCCTCTCTATCTGTTGTTGAGTGAAGTTTCGGGTCAACTTTCGTATTGGTTTTTATCTTCCTGACTAGGGGGACTTCTTCAATCTAGTCTAAGAAAGAGAGGTCATCCAAGTCTGAATGATATGGGAATAGGAGAGCCACCGAGTCCTCGTCCTGCAGAAAGAAAGTGCATGTGTTCTCTCGCCGAAGAAAGAATCGGATGATTGTCCCATCAAAGGCTGAAAAAAGCCTACGAGNagataagcaattgccccattTATAATTGTTAGagagtgaaaaaaattattaaatcatGTGAAGATAAGTGGacaaaattaatcaattaaaataGAGTGCATTTAATTTTTAAGCAAGTCTAAGCCAATATAATAAGGTttctatatttctatatttatttagatttcTATGTTCACGACCATGCTTATTTTCTGGCACCCATATGCATGCATGCGTGTATGCTTGTATTATTCTATTTGACAAATtatcacactacaacaaaaacggtctatagcgacacttttaaatatcggtataagtcaaaaaaaagtgctgctggctaaattaccgacacttttaaaaagtgttgctatatgtggggtagctaggtatatagtgacggTTAAAGAGTGccactataacctaaaaagagtgctgctaatttacaaacacttatttaaacatttagcaacaGCCGAAaatctacctcgttggctgcgatggcggaggaggacgagagggaagggctcttcgtctaagatttcagtggattgagtgaggggagaaggggagatggtaatcgatttttcttctttttttattttctgtttgtaatcaggcTGAATGggttgggtggggtgggttgagcaaagtaactttttatttttggttggattgggctttatatttaagcattagtagattttttaaaaagttttggtATAAGTGGGACATTTACATAAAAGTGtctcaaacatgtgtccctataacccaATTCTGTTGTAAATCATTCATAATAAAATGAAGAACAATGCTAAAAAAGAATGCTAATAAAACAATGGAGAAGAATAATTAATTCagatataaaaaacaaaagagatgaATAGCaaatacaataattaattatcacCATTTTCTTACCATTTTTCTCAATCCACAAACTGCACGCAATAAATATATTCGATATTATCTATTGCAATAAACATCATCTAAGTTAGCAAAGAGATTGCATAAATATACACATAGAAATATATATCCTTTCATCATGTTGGTACTATAGcagttttatttaaaataaaaatagcaaggatagaaaggaaaagagaggatGAGTTGATAGGATAAATATATTAGTTAGAGGAGTAGAAAAAATCCATCAAACCATATGAAAATAATTgtccaaaattaattaattaagacgtGTATGTTAATATTCAAATAAGTCTATAGCAATAAGTTTTCTACAACTTTTGTCACAAATTAAGTCTTTAATTCTAccaacaatataatatatatatgtgtgtgacCGCAATTGTTTTAGAGCTAGCACATGCATGTGCATATATGTGTATTCTTGTATCCATTTGTCCGACAAActaaaacccaaaataaaaaatggaatggtgaatgttaaagggctcgaatcaaaattttaaaacttaagcTAATAAGTGGAAAATTTTAAGCATTATATGCAAATTAGGATCCTATTTTACAACTCTCTTGATACATACTAGTCTTGCTAACACGTGACAAGAGCATAATGTGATCATACAAGAATCAAACAAAACTAATTTGAAAAATCTGCATAAAATTGGATAAGAATTTGATAAATGATTAAACTGAAAGTAGATGGAAAAATCAACTTTAATGTCATGTTAAAAGGCTCAAACCCAACCCGCAAGTTTAAACTAGTAGATAGAAAAATCGATCACATTATATGTAGACTAGCTATGATtctatataatctatataaatCTTAATGGtgaataagaaaattaaatagagTAATTTACATGTAATATAGGTATATATCTAGCAAAATAGGCAAAAAGAAATGGGGTACAAACATTTGTCTTGCCCTCGTCTTAAGTGCACAAATCACAATTGGTATATTTCTTATTCActtgctctctttctctatttGCATGCGTCTCTCTTGATAACCATGGAGACTTTGAAGAATTCTTATGGGATACTAGGTACTGCATCCCCTTCTTTCTTGTATACATCGTTATCTAATACCTCCGACACTTTGAGTATCAAATCTGTATCACATTTACCTCCATGCGTATTGAATCATTCCCCATGGGATGATCTGTATCCTGATCATCCAGATTCCGATCATCAA encodes the following:
- the LOC109720103 gene encoding vegetative cell wall protein gp1-like; translation: MHMCYVFGTRVHNGTLTLILQPLPSLCTQPPRRPPAHAVLAPRPPAAAAVAGKRVPQLPSPPSLSLYLSFSRLEPRPRLHGLHRRGPVPRQPPPPTAAVAVRRRCRCGRPGHKLPAWTEPRSSLSPQRLRASPPPTVGRATLPSTSGVVGAVPRRPCSLWCRPNSPQPPRPGAGCAWAISASARRRCSSPAAPPSDDLLQPPARHPTVPTRRRPPPGSPAAAQTSCGLGPSLLGFRASPPPIVACAASPSTPGVVPNRPRPAPAAASPPATVGRHRAARELAAPYAAAAPPAALRRLAWSAPEPRHLVHPSPAGPPAGIPPAANPSSPLTVRLTFFCISCVGVE